A window of Notolabrus celidotus isolate fNotCel1 chromosome 11, fNotCel1.pri, whole genome shotgun sequence contains these coding sequences:
- the LOC117820978 gene encoding troponin C, skeletal muscle-like isoform X1, whose protein sequence is MYLLGSRCSNCDVQKPTDAQSDARSFLTEEMIAEFKAAFDMFDTDGGGDISTKELGTVMRMLGQNPSREELDAIIEEVDEDGSGTIDFEEFLVMMVQQLKEDQAGKSEDELSECFRIFDKNGDGFVDREEFGDILHLTGEPVTEEDIDEMFGESDTNKDGKIDFDEFLKMMENVQ, encoded by the exons CCCACTGACGCCCAAAGTGATGCCCGCTCCTTCCTGACAGAGGAGATGATTGCAG AGTTCAAAGCTGCCTTCGACATGTTCGACACAGATGGTGGCGGTGACATCAGCACCAAGGAGTTGGGTACCGTGAtgaggatgctgggtcagaacCCGTCAAGAGAGGAGTTGGACGCCATCATTGAGGAGGTGGATGAAGACG GCAGCGGCACCATCGACTTCGAGGAGTTCTTGGTCATGATGGTGCAACAGTTAAAGGAGGACCAGGCTGGAAAGAGTGAAGATGAGCTTTCAGAGTGCTTCCGTATTTTTGACAA GAACGGAGATGGTTTTGTTGACCGGGAGGAGTTTGGGGATATTCTGCATCTTACTGGAGAGCCAGTGACAGAGGAAGATATCGATGAGATGTTCGGGGaatcagacacaaacaaggATGGAAAGATTGATTTTGATG agTTCCTGAAGATGATGGAGAACGTCCAATAA
- the tnnc2 gene encoding troponin C, skeletal muscle has translation MTDAQQEARSYLSEEMLAEFKAAFDMFDTDGGGDISTKELGTVMRMLGQNPTREELDEIIEEVDEDGSGTIDFEEFLVMMVRLLKEDQAGKSEEELAECFRVFDKNGDGYIDREEFALIIRSTGEPITEDEIDELMKDGDKNSDGMLDFDEFLKMMENVQ, from the exons ATG ACTGACGCGCAACAAGAGGCCCGCTCCTACCTGAGCGAGGAGATGCTGGCTG AGTTCAAAGCCGCCTTCGACATGTTTGACACCGACGGTGGCGGTGATATCAGCACCAAGGAGTTGGGTACCGTGATGAGAATGCTGGGTCAGAACCCGACAAGAGAGGAGTTGGATGAAATCATCGAGGAGGTCGATGAGGACG GTAGCGGTACCATTGACTTCGAGGAGTTCTTGGTCATGATGGTGAGGCTGCTCAAGGAGGACCAGGCCGGCAAGAGCGAGGAAGAGTTGGCAGAGTGCTTCCGTGTGTTCGACAA GAACGGCGACGGCTACATCGACAGAGAGGAGTTCGCACTCATCATCCGCAGCACTGGCGAGCCCATCACAGAGGATGAGATTGACGAGCTGATGAAGGATGGAGACAAAAACTCTGATGGCATGCTCGACTTTGACG AATTCCTCAAGATGATGGAGAATGTGCAGTAA
- the LOC117820978 gene encoding troponin C, skeletal muscle-like isoform X2 — protein sequence MPTDAQSDARSFLTEEMIAEFKAAFDMFDTDGGGDISTKELGTVMRMLGQNPSREELDAIIEEVDEDGSGTIDFEEFLVMMVQQLKEDQAGKSEDELSECFRIFDKNGDGFVDREEFGDILHLTGEPVTEEDIDEMFGESDTNKDGKIDFDEFLKMMENVQ from the exons CCCACTGACGCCCAAAGTGATGCCCGCTCCTTCCTGACAGAGGAGATGATTGCAG AGTTCAAAGCTGCCTTCGACATGTTCGACACAGATGGTGGCGGTGACATCAGCACCAAGGAGTTGGGTACCGTGAtgaggatgctgggtcagaacCCGTCAAGAGAGGAGTTGGACGCCATCATTGAGGAGGTGGATGAAGACG GCAGCGGCACCATCGACTTCGAGGAGTTCTTGGTCATGATGGTGCAACAGTTAAAGGAGGACCAGGCTGGAAAGAGTGAAGATGAGCTTTCAGAGTGCTTCCGTATTTTTGACAA GAACGGAGATGGTTTTGTTGACCGGGAGGAGTTTGGGGATATTCTGCATCTTACTGGAGAGCCAGTGACAGAGGAAGATATCGATGAGATGTTCGGGGaatcagacacaaacaaggATGGAAAGATTGATTTTGATG agTTCCTGAAGATGATGGAGAACGTCCAATAA